A single window of Leptolyngbya ohadii IS1 DNA harbors:
- a CDS encoding acyl-CoA thioesterase, with protein MPFTYDRTIHFSDTDAAGVVYFANVLSICHESYEALLAFGGMNLKEFFSGRSIAVPIVHASVDFLHPMRCGDVIQVQLKPTEIKASKFRLDYTILLSQKTESNPIAATAHTIHVCIKTDGREKTELPEALKQCLIQAIE; from the coding sequence ATGCCCTTCACCTACGATCGCACCATTCACTTCAGCGATACCGATGCCGCCGGAGTCGTCTACTTTGCCAACGTCCTATCCATTTGCCACGAAAGCTATGAGGCATTACTGGCATTCGGCGGAATGAACTTAAAAGAATTCTTTTCCGGTCGATCGATCGCCGTTCCAATTGTTCATGCAAGTGTTGACTTTTTGCACCCGATGCGCTGCGGTGATGTCATTCAAGTGCAGCTTAAACCGACTGAAATTAAAGCCAGTAAATTCCGGTTAGATTACACAATCCTTCTTTCTCAGAAAACCGAATCCAATCCGATCGCAGCGACCGCTCACACGATTCATGTGTGCATCAAAACCGATGGGCGGGAGAAAACCGAATTGCCCGAAGCCTTGAAACAGTGCCTAATTCAGGCGATCGAATAG
- a CDS encoding form I ribulose bisphosphate carboxylase large subunit produces the protein MSYSQTKTQTKAGYQAGVKDYRLTYYTPDYTPKDTDILAAFRVTPQPGVPYEEAGAAVAAESSTGTWTTVWTDLLTDLDRYKGRCYDIEPVPGEDNQFIAYIAYPLDLFEEGSVTNMLTSIVGNVFGFKALKALRLEDLRIPVAYLKTFQGPPHGIQVERDKINKYGRPLLGCTIKPKLGLSAKNYGRAVYECLRGGLDFTKDDENINSQPFQRWRDRFTFVAEAIHKAQAETGEIKGHYLNVTAATCEEMLKRAEYAKELGMPIIMHDFLTAGFTANTTLSKWCRDNGVLLHIHRAMHAVIDRQKNHGMHFRVLAKCLRMSGGDHIHTGTVVGKLEGDQAVTLGFVDLLRENYVEQDRSKGIYFTQDWASMPGVMAVASGGIHVWHMPALVEIFGDDSVLQFGGGTLGHPWGNAPGATANRVALEACVQARNEGRNLMREGGDIIREACRWSPELATACELWKEIKFEFEAQDTI, from the coding sequence ATGTCGTACTCTCAAACTAAAACCCAGACCAAAGCTGGGTATCAGGCAGGCGTAAAAGACTATCGCTTGACCTATTACACGCCTGACTACACGCCGAAGGATACGGACATCCTGGCAGCGTTCCGTGTGACTCCTCAGCCTGGAGTTCCTTATGAAGAAGCTGGCGCAGCTGTTGCCGCTGAATCCTCCACCGGAACCTGGACAACCGTTTGGACGGACCTGCTGACGGATCTCGATCGCTACAAGGGTCGCTGCTACGATATCGAACCCGTTCCTGGCGAAGACAACCAGTTCATCGCGTACATTGCTTATCCTCTGGATCTGTTCGAGGAAGGCTCTGTCACCAACATGCTGACCTCGATCGTGGGTAACGTGTTCGGTTTCAAAGCGCTGAAAGCTCTGCGTCTGGAAGACCTGCGGATTCCCGTGGCTTACCTGAAGACATTCCAGGGACCTCCCCACGGAATTCAGGTTGAGCGCGACAAGATCAACAAGTACGGTCGTCCGCTGCTGGGCTGTACGATTAAGCCGAAGCTCGGTCTGTCTGCGAAGAACTACGGTCGTGCAGTATATGAGTGTCTGCGCGGCGGTCTGGACTTCACGAAGGACGACGAGAACATCAACTCCCAGCCGTTCCAGCGCTGGCGCGATCGTTTCACCTTTGTTGCTGAAGCCATCCACAAAGCACAGGCTGAGACGGGTGAAATCAAGGGTCACTACTTAAACGTGACCGCTGCAACCTGCGAAGAAATGCTGAAGCGGGCTGAGTACGCGAAAGAACTCGGTATGCCCATCATCATGCACGACTTCTTGACCGCAGGCTTCACCGCAAACACTACCCTGTCTAAGTGGTGCCGCGACAATGGCGTTCTGCTGCACATCCACCGCGCAATGCACGCTGTGATCGACCGTCAGAAGAACCACGGGATGCACTTCCGCGTTCTGGCGAAGTGTCTGCGGATGTCCGGTGGTGACCACATCCACACCGGAACCGTTGTGGGTAAGCTGGAGGGCGACCAGGCAGTGACCCTCGGTTTCGTGGATCTGCTGCGTGAGAACTATGTGGAGCAAGACCGCTCGAAGGGTATTTACTTCACTCAAGACTGGGCTTCCATGCCTGGCGTGATGGCAGTTGCGTCCGGTGGTATCCACGTGTGGCACATGCCTGCGCTGGTTGAAATCTTCGGCGACGACTCCGTGCTTCAGTTCGGTGGTGGTACGCTGGGTCACCCCTGGGGTAACGCGCCTGGTGCTACGGCAAACCGTGTGGCTCTGGAAGCTTGCGTTCAAGCCCGGAACGAAGGTCGTAACCTGATGCGTGAAGGTGGCGACATCATCCGTGAAGCTTGCCGCTGGTCTCCTGAACTGGCAACGGCTTGCGAACTGTGGAAGGAAATCAAGTTCGAGTTTGAAGCTCAGGACACCATCTAA